The proteins below come from a single Streptomyces sp. SCSIO 75703 genomic window:
- a CDS encoding SpoIIE family protein phosphatase — translation MNFTRWSARIPGTQRRAAARADTALAADRRTDGSVPAARVEQLTDEASPVPAVDDLPVRDVLDRVPALVALVHGPDHRIAYLNDAYIAAFGPRRTGARARDALPELDELGLFPLLDQVQRSGRPRTLKSRRATDGRSYTFTCAPVTEAGSDGVLVFATDVTDHAEAAGRLRASEARQRETAVTLQRSLLPQELEEPDDLRVAATYHPGGTEAAVGGDWYDVITLGGGRTALVIGDVMGRGVRAAAVMGQLRTAVRAYARLDLPPHEVLQLLDGLATEIDASQIATCVYAIHDPTEGELVYASAGHLPILVRDEDGTVRRADEPTGPPLGTGGWIHASGSVPLGPGSTAVLYTDGLVERRDEDLDVGIAALEHALAGATGSPQVVCDRLVRSAGVTPDHDDDVAVLVLQHPARRGPEAELFRNATLELLGGVEAAPRARAFASGVLASWRFPADLHDQVVLAASELVANALRHGTAPMRLRLRRTDRRLIIEVADGDDHLPLRRRAEPADESGRGIAIVATIATHWGARRTPGGGKVVWCEFELTRP, via the coding sequence GTGAACTTCACGCGCTGGAGCGCCCGCATCCCCGGAACACAACGCCGCGCCGCGGCCCGCGCCGACACGGCGCTCGCCGCGGACCGGCGGACCGACGGCTCCGTGCCCGCCGCCCGCGTCGAGCAGCTCACCGACGAGGCGTCACCCGTCCCCGCCGTCGACGACCTGCCGGTCCGGGACGTCCTCGACCGCGTTCCCGCCCTCGTCGCCCTCGTCCACGGCCCCGACCACCGCATCGCCTACCTCAACGACGCCTACATCGCGGCCTTCGGCCCCCGCCGCACCGGCGCCCGCGCCCGCGACGCCCTGCCCGAGCTGGACGAGCTCGGCCTCTTCCCGCTCCTCGACCAGGTCCAGCGCAGCGGCCGGCCCCGCACCCTCAAGTCCCGCAGGGCCACCGACGGCCGCTCCTACACCTTCACCTGCGCCCCGGTCACCGAGGCCGGCAGCGACGGCGTCCTCGTCTTCGCCACCGACGTCACCGACCACGCCGAGGCCGCCGGACGCCTGCGCGCCAGCGAGGCCCGCCAGCGCGAGACCGCCGTCACCCTCCAGCGCTCCCTGCTCCCGCAGGAACTGGAGGAGCCCGACGACCTGCGGGTCGCCGCCACCTACCACCCCGGCGGCACCGAGGCCGCCGTCGGCGGCGACTGGTACGACGTGATCACCCTCGGCGGCGGACGCACCGCCCTCGTCATCGGCGACGTCATGGGGCGCGGGGTGCGCGCCGCCGCCGTCATGGGCCAGCTCCGCACCGCGGTCCGCGCCTACGCCCGCCTCGACCTGCCCCCGCACGAGGTACTCCAGCTCCTCGACGGCCTCGCCACCGAGATCGACGCCAGCCAGATCGCCACCTGCGTCTACGCCATCCACGACCCCACCGAGGGCGAGCTGGTCTACGCCTCCGCGGGGCACCTGCCCATCCTCGTCCGCGACGAGGACGGCACGGTGCGCCGCGCCGACGAACCCACCGGCCCGCCGCTCGGCACCGGCGGCTGGATCCACGCCTCCGGCTCGGTGCCGCTCGGCCCCGGCTCGACCGCCGTCCTCTACACCGACGGCCTCGTGGAGCGCCGCGACGAGGACCTGGACGTGGGCATCGCCGCCCTGGAGCACGCCCTGGCCGGCGCGACCGGCAGCCCCCAGGTCGTCTGCGACCGGCTGGTGCGCTCCGCGGGCGTCACCCCGGACCACGACGACGACGTGGCCGTCCTCGTCCTCCAGCACCCCGCCCGCCGCGGCCCCGAAGCGGAACTCTTCCGCAACGCCACCCTGGAACTGCTCGGCGGCGTGGAGGCGGCACCCCGCGCGCGTGCCTTCGCCTCCGGTGTCCTGGCGAGCTGGCGCTTCCCCGCCGACCTGCACGACCAGGTCGTCCTGGCCGCCAGCGAACTCGTCGCCAACGCCCTGCGGCACGGCACCGCGCCCATGCGGCTGCGGCTGCGCCGCACCGACCGGCGCCTGATCATCGAGGTCGCCGACGGCGACGACCACCTGCCCCTGCGCCGTCGCGCGGAACCGGCGGACGAGTCCGGCCGGGGCATCGCCATCGTGGCGACGATCGCCACCCACTGGGGCGCCCGGCGCACGCCCGGCGGCGGCAAGGTCGTCTGGTGCGAGTTCGAACTGACCCGCCCCTGA
- a CDS encoding NAD(P)/FAD-dependent oxidoreductase — protein MKERARILVVGGGYVGMYTALRLQRRLKAEIRRGEAEITVVSPDPYMTYQPFLPEAAAGSISPRHVVVPLRRVLDRCRIVVGEVRSLDHAARTATLTTLATDEEGGDPRRLEYDELVLAPGSVARTLPVPGLADHGIGFKTVEEAIGLRNHVLEQMDIASSTRDPAVRDAALTFVFVGGGYAGVEALGELEDMARYATRYYHNLTPEDMRWVLVEATGRILPEVGEDMGRYTVTELRRRNIDVRLDTRLDSCADRVARLSDGSRFPTRTVVWTAGVKPHPLLADTGLPLDARGRLLCTPELAVDGAPHAWAAGDAAAVPDVTAPDPGEGPRPLCAPNAQHAVRQAAVLGDNIAHALRGEPLDTYAHRHAGSVASLGLHQGVAHVYGRKLKGYPAWFMHRAYHLSRVPTVNRKARVLAEWALGGLFTREIVSLGSLEHPRAEFALAAGRKPPHDPEDGPKGST, from the coding sequence GTGAAGGAACGTGCGCGCATTCTCGTTGTCGGCGGCGGCTACGTCGGGATGTACACGGCCCTGCGTCTGCAGCGGCGGCTCAAGGCCGAAATCCGCCGGGGCGAAGCCGAGATCACGGTCGTCAGCCCCGACCCGTACATGACGTACCAGCCGTTCCTCCCGGAGGCCGCCGCGGGCTCCATCTCCCCGCGCCACGTCGTCGTGCCGCTGCGCCGGGTGCTCGACCGCTGCCGCATCGTCGTCGGCGAGGTCCGTTCCCTCGACCACGCCGCCCGCACCGCCACCCTCACCACCCTCGCCACCGACGAGGAGGGCGGCGACCCCCGCCGCCTGGAGTACGACGAACTCGTCCTCGCCCCCGGATCGGTCGCCCGCACCCTGCCCGTCCCCGGCCTCGCCGACCACGGCATCGGCTTCAAGACCGTCGAGGAGGCCATCGGCCTGCGCAACCACGTCCTCGAACAGATGGACATCGCCTCCTCCACCCGCGACCCCGCCGTCCGCGACGCCGCCCTCACCTTCGTCTTCGTCGGCGGCGGCTACGCCGGGGTCGAGGCGCTCGGCGAACTGGAGGACATGGCCCGCTACGCCACGCGCTACTACCACAACCTCACCCCCGAGGACATGAGATGGGTCCTCGTCGAGGCCACCGGCCGCATCCTCCCCGAGGTCGGCGAGGACATGGGCCGCTACACCGTCACCGAACTGCGCCGCCGCAACATCGACGTCCGCCTCGACACCCGCCTGGACTCCTGCGCCGACCGCGTCGCCCGGCTCAGCGACGGCTCCCGCTTCCCCACCCGCACGGTCGTGTGGACGGCCGGCGTCAAACCCCACCCGCTGCTCGCGGACACCGGCCTCCCCCTCGACGCCCGGGGCCGCCTGCTCTGCACCCCCGAACTGGCCGTCGACGGCGCCCCGCACGCCTGGGCCGCGGGCGACGCCGCCGCCGTCCCCGACGTCACCGCCCCCGACCCGGGCGAGGGCCCCCGCCCGCTCTGCGCGCCCAACGCCCAGCACGCCGTGCGCCAGGCCGCCGTGCTCGGCGACAACATCGCCCACGCCCTGCGCGGCGAACCCCTCGACACCTACGCCCACCGCCACGCCGGCTCCGTCGCCTCCCTCGGCCTCCACCAGGGCGTCGCCCACGTCTACGGGCGCAAGCTCAAGGGCTACCCCGCATGGTTCATGCACCGTGCCTACCACCTCAGCCGGGTGCCCACCGTCAACCGCAAGGCCCGGGTCCTCGCCGAATGGGCGCTCGGCGGGCTCTTCACCCGCGAGATCGTCTCCCTCGGCTCCCTCGAACACCCACGCGCCGAGTTCGCACTCGCGGCCGGGCGAAAACCACCCCACGACCCCGAGGACGGCCCGAAGGGGTCGACCTGA
- a CDS encoding MFS transporter, translated as MGAAMRRIHVGNALSAFGLGFTIPYLYVYVAQVRGLGSMTAGLVLAVFAVAALIVLPFAGRAIVRRGPLPVLMTALVTASLGALSLGLSAHAPTVLSSAALLGAGQAVMQPALATMIVECSSAETRSRAFALQFFLQNLGLGVGGLIGGHLVDASRPATFTLLFAIEAAMFLVLVAVMATVRMPRAPRVAGVPGEPAGSGWRQLLDNRAMVQLCVLGFVLFFACYGQFESGLAAYGVEAAGISTSALGTALAANTLVIVVAQFAVLKFVERRKRSRVIAAVGLIWAVAWAVAGYAGLGGGSRTMATAAFISTYALFGLGEAMLSPTVAPLVADLAPAGLAGQYNSAFALVKQLALAIGPAVGGPMGASLHAPYVVTFLLFSLGITVLAVRLGRRLTEVQNQPSLVRSRVVTQGGAPAGRVAAAEA; from the coding sequence CTGGGCTTCACCATTCCCTACCTGTACGTCTATGTGGCGCAGGTGCGGGGGCTGGGATCCATGACGGCGGGGCTCGTCCTCGCCGTCTTCGCCGTGGCCGCGCTGATCGTGCTGCCGTTCGCCGGGCGGGCCATCGTCCGGCGGGGCCCGCTTCCGGTGCTGATGACGGCCCTGGTCACCGCTTCCCTCGGCGCGCTCAGCCTGGGTCTGTCCGCGCACGCGCCGACCGTCCTGTCCTCCGCCGCCCTGCTGGGGGCGGGCCAGGCCGTGATGCAGCCGGCGCTGGCGACGATGATCGTGGAGTGCTCCTCGGCGGAGACCCGGTCGCGGGCCTTCGCCCTCCAGTTCTTCCTGCAGAACCTGGGCCTGGGCGTCGGCGGGCTCATCGGCGGGCACCTCGTCGACGCGTCGCGGCCGGCCACGTTCACCCTGCTCTTCGCCATCGAGGCGGCGATGTTCCTCGTGCTGGTCGCGGTGATGGCGACGGTGCGGATGCCGCGGGCGCCGCGTGTGGCCGGGGTGCCGGGCGAGCCGGCGGGCAGCGGGTGGCGGCAGCTCCTGGACAACCGCGCGATGGTGCAGCTCTGCGTGCTGGGCTTCGTCCTCTTCTTCGCCTGCTACGGGCAGTTCGAGTCCGGGCTGGCGGCGTACGGCGTCGAGGCGGCGGGCATCTCGACCTCCGCGCTCGGGACGGCGCTGGCCGCGAACACGCTGGTGATCGTGGTGGCGCAGTTCGCGGTGCTGAAGTTCGTCGAGCGCCGCAAGCGTTCGCGGGTGATCGCCGCGGTGGGGCTGATCTGGGCCGTGGCGTGGGCCGTGGCCGGTTACGCGGGGCTGGGCGGCGGCAGCCGGACGATGGCGACGGCCGCCTTCATCTCGACGTACGCGCTGTTCGGGCTGGGTGAGGCGATGCTGTCGCCGACGGTGGCCCCGCTGGTGGCGGACCTGGCGCCGGCCGGGCTGGCCGGGCAGTACAACTCCGCCTTCGCCCTGGTGAAGCAGCTCGCGCTGGCGATCGGGCCGGCGGTGGGCGGGCCCATGGGCGCCTCGCTGCACGCCCCGTACGTCGTGACGTTCCTGCTGTTCTCCCTGGGGATCACGGTGCTGGCGGTGCGGCTGGGGCGCCGGCTCACGGAGGTGCAGAACCAGCCCTCGCTGGTGCGGAGCCGGGTGGTCACGCAGGGCGGGGCGCCGGCCGGGCGGGTGGCGGCCGCCGAGGCGTGA